TGATGTACCGCTGCGGATGGGGGACGAAGGAGGGACAGGAGGTCGTCCTCGCCGTCGAGATCGAACGGAGCGGTCTCGCCTGGGCCCTGGAGAACGCCGAACTCTCCCACTACGTGCGGGGTGTGCACGAGGACCAGGCGGCGTGGAAGCGGGCGCTGCGTGCGGCACCGGCCCGGGTGCAGTGGGACCCCGAACGTGACCTGGACCTGAACCCGCTCGGGTACCGCTCGCTGCAACTCGGACTGGCGGGAGAGGCATCCCGGCGTTACGCGGACGAGTGGACGGTGTCCATACGCGATGTCACACCCCTGGCGCGTGAGGTGCACGCGGCCGTGCGGGCGGGGGAGCGGGAGAGGGCAGCCGCCCTGCTGCCCGTGGAGACGCCGCTGGACCTGGGAGCCCCGCGTCCGGTGGCGGCAGCGGTGTGAGCCCTCGCGGGTGACACCCGGCTGTACGGGAACCCTGCCGCCCCTGTGCCCCTGCCGCCTCTGTGCCTCTGTGCCTCTGTGCGGGATCGTCGACCGGGCCGAGCACGGCCGACAGCTGTACTCTGCTGCGGAAGTTGAAGATGTACAGGACACACACGTGGGCTTTCGGCGGGGGGCGAAGGATGCGCGTACGTCAGGCCGTTCTCCCTGTTCTCGCCCTGCTGGTGCTGACGACAGCGGGGTGTTCCTCATCCGGGGACGAGGACGGGGACGGAGACGATCAGAGGCTGACCGGGCTGCGGGAGACCTACTGCAGGGAACTGGGGATGTGGCAGAGGGTGCGGAACTCCGCGGACACGGTCACCCCGGACCCGTCGGCGTACGACGAGGCCGGGGACGTGGCTCAGGACGTGTTGCGCGCGATGCGCCCGCTCCGGGAGGAGAGCGTCCACGGGGGAGCCACCACCTTGGGCGAGGCGACGGCGCGGACGGTCGGCAACAGCGACGGCGAGGCGGAGGGGAGCGTCGTGCGGTACTGCGCTGACGCCGGCTTCGAGACGCTGACACGCTGAGGGCCGTCCGCCAAAGCTCCCTCGGAGGCGAGCCGAGAGCAGGAGGACCACCCGTCGGCTTCCGGGGAGGCGAGGTCTCTTTGGAAACGAAGCGTGCGCGGCGCGGGGGCCGTGCGCACCGGGGAGAATCGCCCCATGCGGATTCTGATCATCACCGCCGGTTCACGAGGAGACGTCGCGCCCTTCACCGGCCTGGGGCGGCGCCTGCTGGACGCGGGCCATCAGGTCGCCGTAGCCGCTCACCCGTCCTTCGCCGCACTCGTCGGCGGGTGCGGTCTCGATCACCGGCCCATGCCGGGAGACCCGCAGGAGCTGATCCGGGGCTGGGCCCGTGCCGCGACGCGGGAGGAACGCCGGGCGTTGACGAGGGCGTACGCGGACGGGCTCGCCGACGGAGTGGCGCAGGCCGTGGCGGGCGGAACCGACCTGGTACTCACCGCCTTCGGCCCGGCACCGCTCAGCCGGGCAGCCGGTGAGGCGTTCGGGGTCCCCGTCATCGGTACCTACCTCGTACCGCAGTTCGCCACCCGGCAGTTCGCCCTGCCCGGCGCCCAGGACACCGGAGAGCTGGGGCCGGAGGGCAACCTCGCCGCAGGCCAGGAAGTGCTGAGGCGTGCGGAAGGGCTCTTCGCCGGCGCCGTGACCCGGCTGCGGGCCCGCCTCGGACTGCCCGCCGCCCCGCCCTCCGTACCGGCGGACACCGGGCCGGTCTTCCACGGTTTCAGCCAGCTGGCGGTTCCGCGCCCGGAGGACTGGCCGTCCCGGGCCGAAGTGACGGGCTACTGGTGGCCTCCGAGGCCGTACGGCTGGCAGCCCCCGGCTGAACTGACCGACTTCCTCCAGGACGGTCCGCCCCCGGTGTTCATCGGATTCGGCAGTATGGCGCCGGGGCACGGGGAACGGCTCAGCGAACTGGTGACGGCGGCGGTGAAGCGGGCAGGAGTACGCGCGGTGGTGCAGGCGGGATGGGCCGGACTGGACGGCTGCGGACCGGACACCCTGGCCATCGGCGACCTCCCGCACGACTGGCTGTTCCCCGCACCGCCGCCGTCGTCCACCACGCCGGGGCGGGCACCACCGGAGCCGGACTGCGGGCCGGGGTGCCCGCCCTGCCGGTACCTGTCATGGCCGACCAGCCGTTCTGGGCCTCCCGGCTGCACCGGTTGGGTGTCGCCCCCCGGCCACTGCCGTTCCAGGACCTCACCGCCGAAACCCTCGGTGACGCGATCACGTCCTGTCTGGCCGAGCCGTCCTATCGCCACCGTGCGACCGAACTCGCCCGTGGCATCGCCGCGGAGGACGGCGCGGGGGCGGTGCTGGCCCACATCGGACCGGGCGGGCCCGGGTGAACCCGGCGCTTCTCGGCGGCTGGGCGGGCGGGTACTTTGGAGCCTGTGTGCCTCGGGCCGGAAGCGGTGAAGACGGACCAGAACGGCAAGGCCGGCCGATAGAGCCCCTGGCCAGGAAGACTGCTCCGCCGCCTGTGCGGGGATGACCCCCTGTCCGAGCCGGAGGCGGAGGCCAACCGGCTCTGCTCCCCGCACGTGCGGGGATGACCCCACGCGGATCGTACCCACCGGCTTGCCCGGTATCCGCTCCCCGCGCACGCGGGGATGACCCCACCCCGGGCGGTGACATCGGTATCGGGTACCTCCGCTCCCCGAGTGCGGGGATGACCCCGGCGACGTGCGCATCGGCGAGGGAGGCAGCCTCTGTTCCCCGCGCACGCGGGGATGCCTCCGCCCTCGCCCCGTCCCCGTACCCGCGTTGCCGTACCGCACCCGGAGTACGAGCGGCCCGCCCGTACCCCCAGGGGAGGGCGGTGGCCTCCCCCCGGGGTGGGCCCGGGACGCGGAACCAGCCGTTTAGGGTCGAGACATGCAGACTCCGACTTCCCGGTGGCGCGCCCGCGTTCCCCGCCTCCCCCGGTCACGGGGCCGGCGGGCCGCGCTCGTCGCCGTGTTCGCGCTGCTCGTCGGGGCGGGCACCTGGACCGCCGTCGCCGACGACAACGCGCCGTCCGTACATCGTGAGGACCGGATGATGCGGGTGAACGGGGTGTCCGTGGACACCTCGTACTTCACCACCGGCGGGTCGCGGCCCAGACCCGCCGTGCTGATCGGCC
This DNA window, taken from Streptomyces nitrosporeus, encodes the following:
- a CDS encoding DUF4291 domain-containing protein — protein: MNDPLLPPRYEIRAQHTESTVTVYQAYRPAIGLPAARDGRFPDAWKRERMTWIKPSFLWMMYRCGWGTKEGQEVVLAVEIERSGLAWALENAELSHYVRGVHEDQAAWKRALRAAPARVQWDPERDLDLNPLGYRSLQLGLAGEASRRYADEWTVSIRDVTPLAREVHAAVRAGERERAAALLPVETPLDLGAPRPVAAAV
- a CDS encoding glycosyltransferase, which encodes MGRTGRLRTGHPGHRRPPARLAVPRTAAVVHHAGAGTTGAGLRAGVPALPVPVMADQPFWASRLHRLGVAPRPLPFQDLTAETLGDAITSCLAEPSYRHRATELARGIAAEDGAGAVLAHIGPGGPG